In Oligoflexia bacterium, a single genomic region encodes these proteins:
- a CDS encoding serine/threonine-protein kinase codes for MQPVKFGKYMLVDMIASGGMAEIYKGFAKSADRKMYSIAIKRILPQFARDEEFVALLLDEAKVMVYMNHPNIVSIIEFGKVDETYYIAMEYVEGPTLQKLFKKVRAKNELLPVPIALFIVREIAQGLGYAHRKLDNDGNAMSIVHRDISPANILISYTGDVKITDFGISKAANQNHHTQVGIIRGKTGYMSPEQTRAGMEIDGRSDLFSLGVIMYELLTGRRLFKADSVPKALKMVREGHIPPISELRPGLPASLENIVYRALQRDPNERYQSGEEFCDALNEFLTKYSAAKNFMRVTHNDLQKYVHNYFAHSIEETRAFMQQYENIEETISRQMTASKNIEKTLTEPKVLVANPNFDGEALSSGAMNVDQLESSVITGASSSSIHSGTYTKAKELGYSSTYLWIKKLMLPVMIFVFTGIIVAGFMMKKNKNKNISSVEMPVFSSPEGAEIYIDNIRWPDKTPTKITLLEKKEVTILFKKQGYKNLIKVLNPTEDTQSLNVTLEEGSSVGTRGTVIVSTDPKGATVYLDGEKIEGTTPLEVKVAIGKDSKITIEKDGYKTAQTYVNMAELEVIEKSIILSRDDSNQYRVTPPKVNPLPKLGGKAPVRQAVARINLSVATTPWAEVYLDDKKVGVSPFVGLKVKPGRHKIRFENKQFDIKPMTVTVTFPKGTDIKCIYDLKERTGSCE; via the coding sequence ATGCAACCAGTAAAATTTGGGAAATACATGTTAGTGGATATGATTGCTTCTGGCGGCATGGCTGAGATCTATAAAGGTTTTGCCAAAAGTGCTGATCGGAAAATGTACTCTATTGCCATTAAACGAATTTTACCGCAGTTTGCCAGAGATGAAGAGTTTGTTGCTTTGTTATTGGATGAAGCAAAGGTTATGGTTTATATGAACCATCCCAATATTGTTTCTATTATTGAGTTTGGTAAAGTGGATGAAACCTATTACATTGCCATGGAATATGTTGAAGGCCCAACCTTACAAAAATTATTTAAAAAAGTAAGAGCTAAAAATGAGTTGTTACCGGTTCCTATTGCTTTATTTATTGTGCGTGAAATAGCACAAGGCTTGGGCTATGCGCATAGAAAACTAGATAATGATGGCAATGCCATGAGCATTGTACATAGAGACATCAGTCCAGCCAATATTCTTATTTCTTATACGGGTGACGTAAAAATTACTGACTTTGGTATATCTAAAGCAGCCAATCAAAATCACCATACACAAGTGGGTATTATCCGCGGTAAAACAGGTTACATGTCTCCTGAACAAACCAGAGCCGGTATGGAAATTGATGGCCGCAGTGACTTGTTTTCTTTAGGAGTCATCATGTATGAACTCTTAACAGGAAGACGCCTATTTAAAGCAGACTCAGTTCCAAAAGCATTAAAGATGGTTAGAGAAGGACATATTCCTCCCATCAGTGAGTTAAGGCCAGGCTTGCCTGCCAGTTTAGAAAATATAGTCTATAGGGCTTTACAAAGAGATCCTAATGAGCGCTACCAGAGTGGAGAAGAGTTTTGTGATGCATTAAATGAATTTTTAACCAAGTACTCAGCGGCAAAAAACTTTATGCGAGTCACTCACAATGACTTACAAAAGTATGTTCATAACTATTTTGCCCATTCTATTGAAGAGACCAGAGCATTTATGCAGCAATATGAAAATATTGAAGAAACCATTTCAAGACAGATGACGGCATCAAAAAATATTGAAAAAACATTAACAGAGCCCAAAGTCTTAGTTGCCAATCCTAACTTTGATGGTGAAGCTCTTTCTTCAGGTGCTATGAATGTTGATCAGCTAGAAAGCAGTGTTATTACAGGAGCTTCTTCTAGCAGTATACATTCGGGGACATACACCAAGGCTAAAGAATTGGGGTACTCTTCAACTTATTTATGGATAAAAAAACTGATGTTGCCAGTTATGATTTTTGTTTTTACTGGAATTATTGTGGCTGGTTTTATGATGAAAAAAAATAAAAACAAAAACATTTCTAGTGTTGAAATGCCTGTTTTCTCAAGTCCAGAAGGTGCAGAAATATATATTGATAATATTCGCTGGCCAGATAAAACTCCAACCAAAATAACCCTTTTGGAGAAAAAAGAAGTAACTATTTTATTTAAAAAGCAGGGCTACAAAAATTTAATTAAAGTTCTCAATCCAACAGAAGACACCCAGTCACTGAATGTTACTTTAGAGGAAGGCAGTTCTGTTGGAACGCGTGGAACAGTCATCGTATCAACGGATCCAAAAGGTGCTACTGTTTATTTGGATGGAGAAAAAATTGAGGGTACAACACCTTTAGAAGTTAAAGTGGCTATTGGAAAAGATAGTAAAATAACAATTGAAAAAGACGGGTATAAAACGGCTCAAACCTATGTCAATATGGCAGAACTTGAGGTTATTGAAAAATCAATTATTTTAAGTCGTGATGATAGTAATCAGTACAGAGTAACTCCACCCAAAGTCAATCCTTTACCAAAATTGGGAGGTAAAGCTCCAGTAAGACAAGCCGTAGCTAGAATAAATTTAAGTGTTGCCACAACACCTTGGGCAGAAGTTTATTTAGATGATAAAAAAGTTGGGGTATCGCCGTTTGTGGGTTTAAAAGTTAAGCCTGGACGGCATAAAATACGTTTTGAAAACAAACAATTTGATATCAAACCCATGACCGTAACGGTGACTTTTCCCAAAGGAACAGATATCAAGTGTATCTATGATTTAAAAGAACGCACGGGTAGTTGTGAATAG
- a CDS encoding helical backbone metal receptor: protein MVELQQYNGETLLLLEIPKKIVSLVPSVTETLIEWGKSPVARTQFCIYPKEKVKDIPHVKGTKNPDIEKIIQLSPDLIIANKEENRQQDIEHLKRHCPVWITYPEDIKSMLYYLEDLAKIVENKNKTDQDIKNVRQYFTVLQKKDKNKIACFIWKKPWMVAAGKTYISSLIESYCSNAFGHVERYPHIELSEIKKNSVDHIFLLTEPFCFNDTHRQELKVYFNEQGIDMPVSILNGENFTWPGPRSIEAIEEMKRVLN from the coding sequence ATGGTTGAATTACAGCAATACAATGGAGAAACCCTACTTTTGTTAGAGATACCCAAAAAAATAGTGTCTTTGGTACCCAGTGTAACTGAAACACTTATAGAGTGGGGTAAGTCTCCAGTTGCTAGAACGCAGTTTTGTATTTATCCCAAAGAAAAAGTGAAAGATATTCCGCATGTTAAAGGAACAAAAAATCCTGATATAGAAAAAATAATTCAACTTTCTCCTGATTTAATTATTGCCAATAAAGAAGAGAATAGACAACAAGATATTGAGCATTTAAAAAGACATTGTCCGGTATGGATAACCTATCCAGAAGATATAAAATCAATGCTGTATTACTTAGAAGATCTTGCTAAAATAGTTGAGAACAAAAATAAAACTGATCAAGATATCAAAAATGTTAGGCAGTATTTTACTGTTTTACAAAAAAAAGATAAAAACAAAATTGCCTGTTTTATCTGGAAAAAACCTTGGATGGTTGCAGCCGGTAAAACATATATATCTAGCTTAATTGAAAGTTATTGTAGTAATGCTTTTGGACATGTTGAAAGATACCCCCATATAGAGCTTTCAGAAATTAAAAAAAACTCGGTTGACCATATTTTTTTGCTAACCGAACCCTTTTGCTTTAACGATACACATAGACAAGAATTAAAAGTTTACTTTAATGAACAGGGAATAGATATGCCAGTCTCTATTTTAAATGGAGAAAATTTTACCTGGCCAGGACCAAGATCAATAGAAGCAATAGAAGAAATGAAAAGAGTTTTAAACTGA
- a CDS encoding sigma 54-interacting transcriptional regulator — MSENAKYDAVDQQKNLENMSLNWQRVENLRVTRKLVNALENLEIKSLYLVPANRRKDARKKYLGYGTKKMMFEAEVTFVLDEKSKLLEKIKSDANVWSNYKDDCIETLSEALLAEDTIVREDSLAFLQMACAVRIKDEVVGVLRCEGIVPGKPNDLTNAKIYEQLSHLKLDQKEFKTLVKTLPFFTSEKVAVVSNVLTMLSEEIGSFLEESVKSNESTEDSGQYNHSGLITRNPMILEIIRQIQLIGSSDSSVIIYGESGTGKELIANLIHKNSTRKGKPFVTINCAALTETILEAELFGYKKGAFTGATADKKGLFEVADKGTIFLDEVGEMSLSLQVKILRLIQEGTFMRVGDTEMRKVDVKVVSATHRDLRQMIELGKFREDLYYRLAVVELSLPPLRDRQKDIPILVNHFLQEFQKKTQKSEITLSSEALKVLEEYYWPGNVREMRNEIERLVALNASNSMIKTKDLSKKFFYESHPESMLVSNENEEGFIKKLVDDFERNLLLKYLRKHKWNKTQVAKLCGITRQGLNKKISKYNLDRRKF, encoded by the coding sequence ATGTCTGAAAACGCTAAATATGATGCAGTAGACCAGCAAAAAAACTTAGAGAATATGAGCTTAAATTGGCAAAGGGTAGAAAATTTACGGGTTACACGTAAGTTGGTCAATGCCCTAGAAAACTTAGAAATTAAATCTTTGTATTTGGTTCCTGCCAACCGCAGGAAAGATGCTAGGAAAAAATACCTTGGTTACGGCACAAAAAAGATGATGTTTGAAGCTGAAGTTACATTTGTCTTGGATGAAAAGTCAAAGCTGCTGGAAAAAATAAAATCTGATGCCAATGTATGGAGCAATTATAAAGATGATTGTATTGAAACTTTGTCTGAGGCTTTGCTTGCAGAAGACACCATTGTAAGAGAAGACTCATTGGCATTTCTTCAAATGGCCTGTGCTGTACGTATCAAAGATGAAGTTGTGGGTGTTTTAAGGTGTGAAGGGATTGTTCCGGGTAAACCCAATGATTTAACCAATGCAAAAATTTATGAGCAATTATCCCATCTTAAATTAGACCAAAAAGAGTTTAAAACACTGGTCAAAACTTTACCGTTTTTTACCAGTGAAAAAGTTGCCGTGGTCAGTAATGTTTTAACCATGTTGAGTGAAGAGATTGGCTCATTTTTGGAAGAGTCAGTTAAAAGTAATGAGTCCACAGAAGACTCGGGTCAATACAATCATAGTGGTTTGATCACGCGTAATCCTATGATTTTAGAAATTATTAGGCAAATACAGCTTATAGGTTCTTCAGATAGTTCTGTGATTATTTATGGTGAGTCAGGAACAGGTAAAGAGTTGATTGCCAATTTGATTCATAAAAACTCTACCCGAAAAGGCAAACCGTTTGTAACCATTAACTGTGCTGCGCTTACTGAGACTATTTTGGAAGCAGAGCTTTTTGGCTATAAAAAAGGGGCCTTCACTGGAGCCACAGCAGATAAAAAAGGTTTGTTTGAAGTGGCAGATAAAGGAACCATCTTTTTGGATGAAGTTGGAGAAATGAGTTTGTCTTTGCAAGTAAAGATTTTACGTCTGATTCAAGAAGGTACATTTATGCGTGTAGGGGATACTGAAATGCGTAAAGTAGATGTAAAAGTGGTTTCTGCTACTCATAGAGATCTGAGACAAATGATAGAGTTGGGAAAGTTTAGAGAAGATTTATATTATCGTTTAGCTGTAGTAGAGCTGTCATTGCCACCTTTAAGGGATAGACAAAAAGATATCCCCATTTTGGTCAATCATTTTTTACAAGAGTTTCAGAAAAAAACCCAAAAAAGTGAAATCACTTTATCAAGTGAAGCCTTAAAAGTTTTAGAAGAATACTACTGGCCAGGAAATGTTAGAGAAATGCGCAATGAAATTGAACGTCTAGTTGCTTTAAACGCTAGCAACAGTATGATTAAAACCAAAGATTTATCTAAAAAGTTTTTTTATGAAAGTCATCCAGAAAGTATGTTGGTCAGCAATGAAAATGAAGAAGGGTTTATTAAAAAGCTGGTTGATGACTTTGAACGTAACTTGTTGTTAAAGTATTTACGTAAGCATAAATGGAATAAAACCCAGGTTGCAAAATTATGTGGAATTACCAGGCAAGGTTTAAATAAAAAAATATCAAAGTACAATTTAGATAGACGTAAGTTTTAA
- a CDS encoding DedA family protein, which produces MVSGVGIPIPEEIPLLFLSVLYYQERLSSPLWIALAIIAISVADFGLYSIGKYLGFKIFKHPFLKRNFNENTMHKVSHYIHRYGYKVIILGRLLLGVRSAIFLSSGILRMPRNKFIMYDLIASLISVSIFMLLSTLLLKRFDGELDQVQQFIQQYQSSLTLVALTCIGCIILLALFFRFFKKNRSSS; this is translated from the coding sequence ATGGTGAGCGGTGTTGGCATCCCCATCCCTGAAGAAATACCTCTTTTATTTCTGTCTGTTCTTTACTATCAAGAACGCCTTTCTAGCCCCCTATGGATAGCCCTTGCGATTATAGCTATTTCGGTTGCAGACTTTGGCCTGTACAGCATTGGCAAATATTTAGGTTTTAAAATCTTTAAACATCCTTTTTTAAAACGCAACTTCAATGAAAACACCATGCATAAAGTGAGTCATTATATTCATCGCTATGGCTATAAAGTTATTATTCTAGGCAGACTGCTTTTGGGCGTGAGATCAGCTATTTTTTTAAGCTCTGGCATTTTAAGAATGCCCAGAAATAAATTTATTATGTATGACCTTATTGCTTCATTGATCAGCGTTAGCATTTTTATGCTACTTTCAACCTTATTGTTAAAAAGATTTGATGGTGAACTTGATCAAGTGCAACAGTTTATCCAACAATACCAAAGTTCACTCACTCTGGTAGCTTTAACATGCATTGGCTGTATAATTTTGCTTGCACTATTTTTTAGGTTTTTTAAAAAAAACCGTTCTTCTAGCTAA
- a CDS encoding lytic murein transglycosylase, whose protein sequence is MRKLILFTIWAGYLPLSLAKTEYHDVDQTLWQNAVKTVQLELKKKQKKRPYKGHIQDAQIDALTSSQVAFQKVALKFKLMNHIMGAPKGDILKSYVNDVSQKRIKDFLQKHQAAFLASEKKHKVDATGIAGVLYIETAYNASYIQYYPALGSLLTLAALVDEKYRKTVIDQTMQLSKAYSPVKKWQERNAWEERAEKIGQQWLDELAALLFLANQLSWNQQFVYQIKGSWAGAIGYSQFMPATAMQYVKSKNFDFWSWPDSIEFTAKKLSKHHWHHDPRKALLKYNKVSWYGDVIMSIHEKLNPWWKSLSAKPEH, encoded by the coding sequence ATGCGTAAACTGATACTGTTTACAATCTGGGCTGGATATTTACCATTAAGCCTGGCTAAAACCGAGTATCATGATGTTGATCAAACGCTCTGGCAGAATGCCGTTAAAACCGTGCAGCTTGAGCTTAAGAAAAAACAAAAAAAACGCCCGTATAAGGGACATATTCAAGATGCTCAGATTGATGCGTTGACTTCAAGTCAAGTTGCTTTTCAGAAAGTGGCTTTAAAATTTAAGTTGATGAACCACATCATGGGAGCACCTAAAGGGGATATTTTAAAATCGTATGTGAATGATGTTTCACAAAAAAGAATCAAAGACTTTCTACAAAAACATCAAGCAGCATTCTTGGCCAGTGAAAAAAAACATAAGGTGGATGCAACCGGCATTGCTGGCGTATTATATATAGAAACAGCCTACAATGCGTCTTATATTCAGTATTATCCAGCTTTGGGGAGTCTGTTGACTTTGGCGGCTTTGGTTGATGAGAAGTATAGAAAAACTGTTATTGATCAAACCATGCAATTGTCTAAAGCCTATTCTCCAGTTAAAAAATGGCAAGAACGCAATGCTTGGGAAGAAAGAGCAGAAAAGATTGGTCAGCAGTGGTTGGATGAGTTGGCGGCTTTATTGTTTTTAGCCAATCAGCTGTCATGGAACCAGCAGTTTGTTTATCAGATAAAAGGGTCTTGGGCGGGCGCAATTGGCTACAGTCAATTTATGCCAGCAACGGCAATGCAATATGTAAAATCAAAAAATTTTGATTTTTGGAGCTGGCCAGACTCCATTGAATTTACCGCTAAGAAGCTGTCCAAACACCATTGGCATCATGATCCACGCAAGGCATTATTAAAGTACAACAAAGTGTCATGGTATGGAGATGTGATTATGAGCATTCATGAGAAGCTCAATCCCTGGTGGAAAAGTCTATCTGCTAAGCCAGAACATTAA
- a CDS encoding DUF309 domain-containing protein, with protein sequence MVYQDRYLLFIEYFNQSKFMSAQTTLDELWLKDQSKDKDFYGGLIQIAVSLYHLTQDNPRGAAKIYSRARDMIIKYGDEHNDIALKKLRDALDELYQRPDLTEMNPMELIRLVPKIQTLQNINNA encoded by the coding sequence GTGGTTTATCAAGATCGGTATTTGTTGTTTATTGAATACTTTAATCAAAGTAAATTTATGTCTGCGCAAACAACATTAGATGAGTTGTGGCTAAAAGATCAATCAAAAGACAAAGATTTTTATGGCGGCTTAATTCAAATTGCCGTTTCTCTGTATCACCTTACCCAAGATAACCCCAGAGGAGCCGCAAAAATTTATTCCAGAGCAAGAGATATGATCATAAAATATGGTGATGAGCATAATGATATTGCCTTAAAAAAGCTCAGAGATGCTTTAGATGAGCTTTACCAACGGCCTGATCTAACAGAAATGAATCCAATGGAATTGATTAGACTTGTGCCCAAAATACAAACTTTGCAAAACATTAATAATGCGTAA